One Pullulanibacillus sp. KACC 23026 DNA segment encodes these proteins:
- a CDS encoding phosphotransferase: MVNTETIIKDLLKATDRLGLLNTNPEILSDAGNLIVRLTPYPIVARIAKLFEDDDPYFWKNVLLQELEVVGYLEKNNVPVVSFTTQIPAGPHKIGSTWMTLWEYIAPLEIPPLKGKEVINMLNVMIKALNNYGGPLQIFGAWKNVNQAAEYLTKLDDKDKRILLLLKEFEKVDKDIRQLELFPAHGDAHPNNLIPSSNGWRWIDFEDVSLMPKFWDLASFIGNITLFKGLEHPVADYVLNLESVASDKKTFQFVLKARVIMSITTNIALALEGNGDLDFALAQLDNFANFLSIIENDF, from the coding sequence TTGGTCAATACAGAAACAATAATAAAGGATTTATTGAAGGCAACAGATAGACTCGGACTTTTAAATACTAATCCTGAAATTCTTAGTGATGCAGGAAATCTTATAGTTCGTCTAACTCCCTATCCAATCGTGGCAAGGATTGCGAAACTATTTGAAGATGATGACCCATATTTTTGGAAAAATGTTTTATTACAAGAGTTAGAAGTGGTGGGGTATTTGGAGAAAAATAATGTACCAGTAGTTTCATTCACAACACAGATTCCAGCCGGACCACATAAAATTGGTTCGACTTGGATGACATTATGGGAGTATATAGCACCATTAGAAATCCCACCACTTAAAGGTAAAGAAGTTATAAATATGTTAAACGTGATGATAAAAGCATTGAATAATTATGGGGGGCCTTTGCAAATTTTTGGGGCTTGGAAAAATGTTAATCAAGCTGCTGAGTATTTAACTAAACTTGATGACAAAGACAAACGTATTCTACTTTTGTTAAAAGAATTTGAGAAAGTGGATAAGGATATTAGACAACTTGAATTGTTTCCAGCTCATGGGGACGCACATCCCAATAATTTAATTCCAAGTTCTAACGGATGGCGATGGATAGACTTTGAAGATGTATCGTTAATGCCTAAGTTTTGGGATTTAGCTTCTTTTATTGGAAATATTACTTTGTTTAAAGGTTTAGAACATCCTGTTGCAGACTATGTACTCAATCTTGAGAGCGTTGCATCAGATAAGAAAACATTTCAATTTGTTTTAAAAGCAAGAGTAATAATGTCAATTACGACAAACATAGCATTGGCTCTTGAAGGGAACGGCGATCTAGATTTTGCATTAGCTCAATTAGATAATTTCGCTAATTTTTTATCTATTATTGAAAATGATTTTTAA
- a CDS encoding permease — protein sequence MIGISLATKWEYEATLEYFNIKEIERFGYPYGEYFIRTIKDTELVFYSTGVRKVNGVGGNQYMISKFSLTKVIVAGTCAGIDDKFSHLDILVPDKAVQYDCTVKEVEPLIKQSFIVDIDLSKYGNNFYTGTIGTADKAVVMWKDYLELKENELTIADTEAGAIAYICKKNNVECIIIKGISDFPTDERNSDKFESNMEQFNVYIENTPKVMNKIFGDYLNRFI from the coding sequence ATGATCGGAATAAGCCTAGCAACGAAGTGGGAATACGAAGCAACATTGGAATATTTTAACATAAAAGAAATCGAACGTTTCGGTTATCCATATGGCGAGTATTTCATAAGAACAATTAAGGATACTGAACTTGTTTTTTACAGTACCGGTGTAAGAAAAGTAAATGGGGTTGGTGGTAACCAGTATATGATTTCCAAATTTAGTTTAACGAAAGTGATCGTTGCTGGAACATGTGCAGGAATAGATGATAAGTTTAGTCATTTAGATATTTTAGTACCTGATAAAGCTGTTCAATATGATTGCACAGTAAAAGAAGTTGAGCCTCTTATTAAGCAATCCTTCATAGTCGATATTGATCTATCAAAATATGGGAATAATTTTTATACCGGAACAATTGGCACCGCTGATAAAGCAGTCGTTATGTGGAAGGACTATTTAGAACTTAAAGAAAACGAACTAACAATAGCCGATACAGAAGCGGGTGCTATTGCTTATATCTGTAAAAAAAATAATGTTGAATGCATTATTATTAAAGGAATATCTGATTTTCCGACAGATGAAAGAAACTCTGATAAATTCGAATCGAACATGGAACAATTTAATGTTTATATAGAAAACACCCCCAAAGTTATGAACAAAATATTTGGCGACTATTTAAATAGATTTATTTAA
- a CDS encoding class I SAM-dependent methyltransferase: MNRIEYIRSAEKDYHDYCYDNYRLFEKGSWLNKPVKMVMDQLQLFAENESLSVLDLGSGVGRNSIPIAQHIKKGKVVCVDLLNSAIDKLKQYSNEFGVSGLIQTVRSDIADYTIQKEDFNYIVAVSSLEHLDSEETFEKVVQQMAKGTKVNGINCIIVNSNLTETLLESNEKLEALMEINLTTEEMLTKLHDLYGDGWEVINELVKPLDYQIVRNEKPVLLSTDAITFVVRKTRSI, from the coding sequence ATGAATCGAATTGAGTACATAAGAAGTGCAGAAAAGGACTATCACGATTATTGCTACGATAATTATAGGCTCTTTGAAAAGGGGTCTTGGTTAAATAAACCGGTCAAAATGGTTATGGATCAGCTGCAGCTTTTTGCAGAAAATGAAAGCCTTAGTGTTTTAGACTTGGGGTCTGGTGTAGGGAGAAATAGTATCCCAATTGCTCAGCATATTAAGAAAGGGAAAGTTGTATGTGTTGATTTATTGAACTCTGCAATAGACAAACTAAAACAATATAGCAACGAGTTCGGAGTAAGTGGCCTTATTCAAACGGTTAGGTCAGATATCGCTGATTATACGATCCAGAAGGAAGATTTTAATTATATTGTTGCCGTCTCAAGTTTAGAGCACCTTGATTCAGAGGAAACCTTTGAAAAAGTCGTGCAACAGATGGCGAAAGGGACAAAAGTTAATGGGATCAATTGCATTATTGTTAATTCTAATTTAACCGAAACACTTCTCGAATCTAATGAAAAATTAGAAGCACTAATGGAAATTAACCTTACAACCGAAGAAATGTTGACAAAATTACACGACCTATATGGGGATGGGTGGGAAGTCATAAATGAATTAGTTAAGCCGCTCGATTATCAGATTGTGAGAAATGAAAAACCTGTGTTGTTAAGTACCGATGCCATAACTTTTGTAGTTAGAAAAACTAGATCCATCTAA
- a CDS encoding cytochrome (ubi)quinol oxidase subunit III — MSAVEHGHHNDVSPGHPELTTLEGRNKFVGFWLFLGGETVLFGTLFSTFIALRNHVAGGPSGKDLFSLNLTFLSTIILLTSSLTSVFAILGLKELNVRKMRFWFWITVILGLCFLGLEIKEFTEYLDKGLGYKTSAFSSSFYTLVGTHGGHVLFGVLWISTLMVASYKKGITAITAPKYYIAALYWHFIDVVWVFIFTVVYLLGIVGS, encoded by the coding sequence ATGTCGGCAGTTGAGCACGGACATCACAATGACGTCTCTCCTGGGCATCCCGAACTCACGACTTTAGAAGGGCGAAATAAGTTCGTTGGGTTTTGGTTGTTTCTTGGGGGAGAGACGGTTCTATTCGGAACACTCTTCTCAACCTTTATTGCCCTTCGCAATCATGTTGCGGGCGGCCCAAGCGGAAAGGATCTGTTCAGCCTCAATTTGACGTTTCTTTCGACGATCATTCTATTAACGAGCAGTTTAACAAGTGTCTTTGCTATCCTGGGATTGAAAGAATTGAATGTTAGAAAAATGCGTTTCTGGTTTTGGATTACGGTCATTCTTGGTCTATGTTTCTTAGGATTAGAGATCAAAGAGTTTACTGAATATCTCGATAAAGGACTGGGTTATAAGACAAGTGCCTTTTCTTCAAGCTTCTATACACTTGTTGGAACGCACGGGGGACACGTTTTATTCGGAGTTCTGTGGATTTCAACTTTAATGGTTGCTTCTTACAAAAAAGGAATCACAGCGATTACCGCACCTAAGTATTATATTGCAGCACTATATTGGCACTTTATTGACGTCGTCTGGGTGTTTATCTTTACAGTCGTTTACCTACTTGGAATTGTAGGCTCGTAA
- a CDS encoding cytochrome C oxidase subunit IV family protein gives MSDQKTTFKAMIEREQKKRDLQYYWVTFVSMIIFTVLAFLAVYFRKNIDNHLIAFFIVTLAVIQVAFQLFYFMHLKDKNHGIPSLFIFSGALVVFITVISFVTMIWIS, from the coding sequence ATGTCCGATCAGAAAACGACTTTCAAGGCTATGATAGAGCGTGAACAAAAGAAGCGTGACCTCCAGTATTATTGGGTGACTTTTGTGTCTATGATCATCTTTACTGTTTTAGCTTTTTTGGCCGTTTATTTTCGAAAGAACATTGACAATCACCTGATTGCTTTCTTTATTGTCACTTTAGCGGTTATTCAAGTGGCCTTTCAGCTTTTCTACTTCATGCATCTAAAGGATAAAAATCATGGAATCCCTAGCTTGTTTATCTTTTCCGGAGCCTTGGTCGTGTTTATTACGGTCATAAGCTTTGTTACGATGATATGGATCTCCTAA
- a CDS encoding cytochrome c oxidase subunit I, translated as MTTNAHTLATQQPKQGFLAWLWTWLTTVDHKKIGILYLCGAGLFFAIGGIEAMLIRIQLSVPNNTFLVGDAYNQVVTMHGTTMIFFVAMPAIFAFLNAVVPLQIGARDVAFPFMNALGFWLFFLGGLILNVSWFLGGAPSGGWTAYAPLSTDYLGSGMDYYILGLQVAGAGTLMGGINFLVTIINMRAPGMTFMRMPLFTWTAFVTSALILFAFPALTVGLFMELFDRVFGANFFNTANGGNGIIWEHIFWIFGHPEVYILALPCFGIISEVIPTFSKKRLFGHTSMVFATVLIGFLAFMVWVHHMFTVGLGPVANSIFAIATMAIAVPTGIKIFNWIFTMWGGQVHFTTANLYAIAFIPTFVLGGVTGVMLAIPAADFQYQDSYFVIAHFHYVIVGGVVLGLFAGLFYWWPKIFGKYLNETLGKIGFWFFLIGFHVTFFPQHFLGLMGMPRRYFTYQAGDWLATGNMISSIGAAGMAIAVVLLVINIVMTQAKGQRATGDAWGMGRTLEWSIPSPAPEYNFGQTPLVQSVDTFWKEKMDGNKKVTPAEPYGDIHMPNGSIIPFLMSLSLTVASFGFIFADETGTGIHKGALFVAILGIGLMLLCMLVHSLKDDHGFHIHKEEVLEMEKKGEGA; from the coding sequence GTGACGACAAACGCTCATACTTTAGCAACTCAACAGCCGAAACAAGGGTTTCTTGCCTGGCTGTGGACGTGGCTAACAACCGTTGATCACAAGAAGATTGGGATTTTGTATCTTTGCGGTGCGGGTCTCTTTTTCGCTATAGGTGGAATAGAAGCCATGCTGATTCGGATTCAGCTATCCGTTCCAAACAATACGTTCCTTGTCGGCGACGCGTATAACCAAGTTGTAACGATGCATGGCACAACCATGATCTTCTTTGTGGCGATGCCAGCCATATTTGCTTTTTTGAATGCTGTCGTTCCATTACAGATTGGAGCACGCGACGTTGCCTTTCCATTCATGAATGCATTAGGATTTTGGTTATTCTTCTTAGGAGGATTGATTCTTAATGTGAGTTGGTTTCTAGGCGGTGCTCCTTCAGGTGGCTGGACCGCTTATGCGCCTCTTAGTACAGACTACCTGGGAAGCGGAATGGATTATTATATTTTGGGACTGCAGGTTGCCGGTGCCGGTACATTAATGGGAGGGATTAATTTCCTCGTTACCATTATTAACATGCGTGCTCCAGGTATGACCTTTATGCGCATGCCGCTTTTCACCTGGACTGCATTTGTTACTTCAGCCCTTATCCTATTTGCATTCCCAGCTTTAACAGTTGGCTTATTTATGGAACTGTTTGATCGTGTTTTTGGAGCGAATTTCTTTAACACGGCAAATGGCGGTAACGGTATTATTTGGGAGCATATCTTTTGGATCTTTGGACATCCAGAGGTATACATTTTGGCTTTACCGTGCTTTGGAATTATTTCCGAGGTAATACCGACATTCTCCAAAAAGCGTCTTTTTGGCCATACATCAATGGTTTTTGCGACTGTACTCATTGGCTTTTTGGCCTTCATGGTCTGGGTTCACCATATGTTTACGGTTGGTCTTGGGCCTGTTGCCAACTCCATATTTGCGATTGCGACGATGGCGATCGCTGTTCCAACCGGTATTAAAATCTTTAACTGGATTTTTACGATGTGGGGCGGCCAAGTTCACTTTACAACGGCTAACCTCTATGCCATAGCGTTTATCCCGACCTTTGTGTTAGGAGGGGTGACAGGGGTTATGCTTGCGATTCCTGCCGCTGACTTTCAGTATCAAGACAGTTACTTTGTTATTGCTCACTTTCACTACGTCATAGTGGGGGGAGTTGTCCTAGGCTTATTCGCTGGTCTCTTTTATTGGTGGCCAAAGATCTTCGGTAAATATCTTAATGAAACCCTTGGTAAAATTGGTTTCTGGTTCTTCTTAATCGGTTTTCATGTCACCTTCTTCCCGCAGCATTTCTTAGGCTTAATGGGAATGCCGCGTCGTTACTTTACTTATCAAGCAGGTGATTGGCTAGCGACGGGCAACATGATTAGTTCAATTGGAGCAGCGGGGATGGCCATTGCTGTTGTTTTACTTGTGATCAACATTGTCATGACACAAGCTAAAGGTCAGCGTGCTACAGGTGATGCTTGGGGAATGGGAAGAACGCTTGAATGGTCGATTCCATCACCTGCTCCAGAGTATAATTTTGGTCAAACGCCACTCGTTCAATCTGTTGATACCTTTTGGAAAGAAAAAATGGATGGAAATAAGAAGGTAACCCCTGCAGAGCCATATGGAGACATCCATATGCCAAACGGTTCGATCATTCCATTCCTGATGTCTTTATCGTTAACGGTTGCAAGCTTTGGGTTTATCTTCGCTGACGAAACGGGAACGGGTATTCATAAAGGCGCCTTATTTGTCGCCATTTTAGGAATTGGTCTCATGCTATTATGCATGCTTGTTCACTCGCTGAAGGATGATCACGGTTTTCATATTCATAAAGAAGAGGTATTAGAGATGGAGAAGAAAGGGGAGGGCGCATAA
- a CDS encoding heme A synthase, whose product MLKWLRFLGVATSIIMLIVIIMGALVTNTGSAQGCGHHWPLCYGQVVPDLNSDHTWIEFSHRAVTGIAGILIVILAVWSWILYSKVSWVKFLCIGTIFFVVLQAVLGGLAVIWPQSSFILALHFGISLISFATVLLLTLIIYEQSKWKAVIAPPLSKGFRVNLVLCFIYLYIVIYSGAFVRHTDSSLGCLDFPLCNGQLIPPLLSRAGFQYTHRLLAGVLVIWLIINFIHAFRYYRNSGWVYWLTLLSILITLCQAASGVMVIFTRMQLSFLLLHSFFVTLLFGALSFLLMFAIRKTKAL is encoded by the coding sequence ATGTTAAAATGGCTTCGTTTTTTGGGCGTTGCAACATCTATTATTATGCTCATTGTAATCATAATGGGAGCCCTTGTTACCAACACGGGCTCCGCTCAAGGGTGCGGGCATCACTGGCCTCTTTGTTATGGACAAGTTGTTCCTGATTTAAACAGCGACCATACTTGGATTGAGTTCAGCCATCGGGCCGTAACAGGCATTGCCGGGATTCTAATTGTTATTTTAGCCGTATGGTCATGGATTCTTTATTCAAAAGTAAGCTGGGTAAAGTTCCTTTGCATTGGCACGATCTTTTTTGTTGTCCTGCAAGCCGTTTTAGGTGGACTAGCTGTCATTTGGCCGCAATCCTCATTTATACTCGCCCTTCACTTTGGGATCTCACTCATTTCGTTTGCAACCGTCCTGTTATTAACGCTGATAATATACGAGCAAAGCAAATGGAAGGCCGTTATCGCACCACCGTTATCTAAAGGCTTCCGCGTCAATCTTGTATTATGTTTTATTTATCTGTATATCGTTATTTATTCCGGAGCCTTTGTCCGGCACACCGATTCAAGTTTAGGCTGCCTGGATTTCCCATTATGTAATGGACAGCTCATCCCCCCTCTGCTCAGTCGGGCCGGCTTCCAATATACACACCGACTTCTAGCTGGAGTCCTTGTTATTTGGTTAATTATTAATTTTATTCATGCGTTTCGTTATTATCGCAATTCCGGTTGGGTTTATTGGCTAACGCTTCTAAGCATTTTGATTACCTTATGTCAGGCCGCATCGGGTGTCATGGTCATCTTTACCCGGATGCAGTTAAGCTTCCTTCTGCTTCATTCGTTCTTTGTCACCTTGCTATTTGGTGCCCTTTCTTTCTTACTCA
- the cyoE gene encoding heme o synthase: MESRSPSAVQTSGTFGDVIGIIKSGIVISNLITTFAGLWLALKYTNQSFYDNIWKVLAVMAGSALVIAGGCALNNYIDRDIDQLMERTKERPSATGQLSSHQVLWVGIIFSAIGLLALLFVNYMAAIIGLIGLFVYIFVYTWWLKRTHSINTVIGGISGAMPPLIGWAAFDPGLHGTIPWVLFLVMFLWQPPHFLALAMKRVEEYRKAGIPMLPVVAGFEFTKRQMIVYVVVLLPVSLFLYQLGPFYLVVAGLLGAGWIGLGIAGFFIKDIMKWSKWMFVYSLNYLTIIFIVMIIAVI; encoded by the coding sequence ATGGAAAGCCGTTCTCCAAGCGCAGTCCAAACGTCTGGAACGTTTGGAGATGTGATCGGTATCATTAAATCCGGAATAGTGATATCGAACTTAATCACGACATTTGCCGGGTTGTGGCTGGCCTTAAAATACACCAATCAATCTTTTTACGATAACATTTGGAAGGTACTTGCGGTAATGGCGGGTTCAGCTTTAGTCATAGCCGGGGGATGTGCCCTGAATAACTATATTGACAGAGATATAGATCAATTAATGGAGCGAACAAAGGAAAGACCGTCCGCGACAGGGCAATTATCCAGCCATCAAGTCCTTTGGGTTGGTATTATTTTTTCTGCTATTGGTCTTCTTGCATTACTATTTGTCAATTATATGGCAGCTATCATCGGATTGATTGGTCTATTTGTTTATATTTTCGTATACACATGGTGGCTAAAACGGACTCATTCTATTAATACAGTTATAGGAGGCATATCCGGTGCTATGCCGCCCTTGATCGGCTGGGCAGCTTTTGATCCTGGTCTTCATGGGACAATCCCTTGGGTTTTATTCCTTGTCATGTTTTTGTGGCAACCGCCTCATTTTCTTGCGCTTGCCATGAAAAGAGTCGAAGAGTATCGGAAAGCCGGGATCCCGATGCTGCCTGTGGTTGCAGGCTTTGAATTTACCAAAAGGCAAATGATTGTCTATGTCGTTGTTCTTTTACCGGTTTCTCTCTTTTTATATCAACTTGGTCCTTTCTATCTAGTGGTCGCAGGTCTGTTAGGTGCCGGCTGGATAGGGTTAGGGATCGCTGGCTTTTTTATAAAAGACATCATGAAATGGTCGAAATGGATGTTCGTGTATTCATTGAATTATCTAACGATTATCTTTATCGTAATGATTATCGCAGTCATTTAG
- the coxB gene encoding cytochrome c oxidase subunit II → MKKKWQRLLRLIPLAVIAIFTLVGCGKPGLSTLDPQGPVARTEAGLMLQSFLIMIIVVVVVGFLFTYALIRYRKRPGQEDVIPKQVEGNALLEVLWTVIPIILLVILAFPTVAKTFSVSDATVPKNHGDNVVVVKVTAHQYWWQFDYPDYGITTSEDLFIPTGKKVVLQVTSADVIHSFWVPALAGKLDANPGQTDSMYLTADKPGTYAGRCAELCGASHALMYFNVRAVSPSDFTAWTKEMKAGPSAPATASAQKGESLFKQDCMACHAVGVSGSNTAPNLRNFADQKNIAGFLPHDKSTLEKWIKDPTSLKPGALMPSRGIKGNLTDQQISDIADYLFTLSVKHNQ, encoded by the coding sequence ATGAAAAAGAAATGGCAACGTCTTTTGCGTCTGATTCCACTTGCAGTCATCGCCATTTTTACTCTTGTCGGATGTGGAAAACCGGGTTTATCGACGCTTGATCCTCAAGGGCCAGTGGCGAGAACAGAAGCCGGCTTAATGCTCCAAAGTTTCTTAATTATGATTATTGTCGTAGTTGTTGTCGGTTTTCTCTTTACATATGCGCTGATCCGCTACCGGAAGCGTCCTGGGCAAGAGGATGTGATACCGAAACAGGTAGAAGGCAATGCTCTATTGGAAGTGCTTTGGACGGTCATTCCTATTATCTTGCTTGTAATATTGGCGTTTCCGACTGTTGCAAAGACATTCTCGGTTTCAGATGCAACCGTTCCCAAAAATCATGGGGACAATGTCGTCGTCGTCAAAGTGACCGCTCACCAATATTGGTGGCAGTTTGATTATCCGGATTATGGAATCACCACTTCTGAGGACTTATTTATTCCTACTGGGAAAAAAGTTGTTTTGCAGGTGACTTCTGCTGATGTCATTCACTCTTTCTGGGTTCCTGCACTTGCAGGGAAATTAGATGCGAACCCAGGGCAAACCGATTCAATGTACTTAACGGCTGATAAGCCTGGAACTTACGCTGGACGATGTGCCGAGTTATGCGGTGCCTCACATGCTTTGATGTATTTTAACGTCAGAGCCGTCAGCCCGTCTGATTTTACAGCGTGGACAAAAGAAATGAAAGCGGGACCATCAGCACCAGCAACGGCTAGCGCTCAAAAAGGCGAATCCTTATTTAAGCAAGATTGTATGGCTTGTCATGCAGTTGGTGTAAGCGGGTCGAATACCGCGCCTAATTTGCGGAATTTTGCGGATCAAAAGAATATTGCGGGATTTCTGCCTCATGACAAATCCACACTCGAGAAATGGATTAAGGATCCAACCAGTTTGAAACCGGGTGCCTTAATGCCGTCTCGGGGGATTAAAGGAAACCTGACCGACCAGCAAATAAGTGATATTGCCGATTATTTATTCACCCTTTCTGTCAAACACAATCAATAG